The Nodosilinea sp. PGN35 genome has a window encoding:
- a CDS encoding glycoside hydrolase family protein encodes MPSSPARNRIRQRQVQLAKRRRAVVLAILLLGVGIAGVRSLPRPTLSQLQKTVWVSHPVPLAMVGGDPYIRALMRTISAAESNINQPYNVLYGGELVHQLNRHPNICTTIVAGPNQGQCTTAAGRYQFLTTTWQEKARQYHPKSSSWFGGWGDYSFDPQSQDLVVYHWLRDTSAWNLDIPTALRDGRLDEVLRRLSGTWTSLGYGIESNSMTARLPRIYDNLLREELERSASDRVPPPSGQLP; translated from the coding sequence CTGCCTTCTAGCCCTGCCCGCAATCGTATTCGCCAGCGCCAGGTGCAGCTTGCCAAGCGGCGGCGGGCGGTTGTGCTGGCGATTTTGCTGCTGGGCGTAGGGATTGCGGGGGTGCGATCGCTGCCGCGTCCGACCCTGAGCCAGCTGCAAAAAACCGTCTGGGTCAGCCACCCCGTACCCCTAGCTATGGTTGGGGGTGATCCCTACATTCGGGCCTTGATGCGCACGATTTCGGCGGCAGAATCCAACATCAACCAGCCCTACAACGTGCTCTACGGTGGCGAACTGGTGCATCAGCTCAACCGCCACCCCAACATTTGCACCACAATTGTGGCCGGGCCTAATCAGGGCCAGTGCACCACCGCCGCCGGTCGCTACCAGTTTTTGACCACCACCTGGCAAGAAAAAGCTCGCCAGTACCATCCCAAATCGTCTAGCTGGTTTGGGGGCTGGGGCGACTACAGCTTTGACCCCCAGTCCCAAGACCTGGTGGTCTACCACTGGTTGAGAGATACCTCGGCCTGGAATTTAGATATACCCACTGCCCTGCGCGACGGTCGCCTAGACGAGGTGCTGCGCCGCCTCTCGGGCACCTGGACTAGCCTTGGCTACGGCATTGAGTCCAACAGCATGACCGCCCGCCTACCCCGGATTTACGACAACTTGCTCAGGGAAGAACTGGAGCGCTCTGCCTCCGACAGGGTGCCGCCCCCCTCCGGGCAGCTGCCCTAG
- a CDS encoding NAD(P)H-quinone oxidoreductase subunit H, with protein sequence MSIIETKTEPMVLNMGPHHPSMHGVLRLIVTLDGEDVIDCEPVIGYLHRGMEKIAENRTNVMFVPYVSRWDYAAGMFNEAITVNAPEQLADIEVPKRASYIRVIMLELNRIANHLLWLGPFLADVGAQTPFFYIFREREMIYDLWEAATGMRLINNNYFRIGGVAADLPYGWIDKCLDFCDYFLPKVDEYEKLITNNPIFRRRIEGIGTITRDEAIAWGLSGPMLRGSGVKWDLRKVDHYECYDDFDWEVQYETAGDCMARYQVRIREMRESVKIIQQACKGLPGGPFENLEAKRMAEGPKSEWNSFDYQFIGKKIAPTFKIPAGEHYVRLESGKGELGVFIMGNDNIFPWRFKIRAADFNNLQILPHLLKGVKVADIMAILGSIDVIMGSVDR encoded by the coding sequence ATGTCAATCATTGAAACCAAGACCGAACCCATGGTGCTCAACATGGGGCCGCACCACCCCTCCATGCACGGGGTGCTGCGGTTAATTGTCACCCTCGACGGCGAAGACGTGATTGACTGTGAGCCGGTGATTGGCTACCTGCACCGAGGCATGGAAAAAATCGCCGAAAACCGCACCAACGTTATGTTTGTGCCCTACGTTAGCCGCTGGGACTACGCGGCGGGCATGTTTAACGAAGCCATTACCGTCAACGCCCCTGAGCAGCTGGCCGACATCGAAGTGCCCAAGCGGGCCAGCTACATTCGGGTCATCATGCTGGAGCTAAACCGCATTGCCAACCACCTGCTGTGGCTTGGCCCCTTTTTGGCCGACGTGGGTGCCCAGACGCCTTTCTTCTACATCTTCCGCGAGCGTGAGATGATCTACGACCTGTGGGAAGCCGCCACGGGCATGCGCCTGATCAACAACAACTACTTTCGCATTGGCGGAGTCGCCGCCGATCTGCCCTACGGCTGGATCGACAAGTGCTTAGATTTTTGCGACTACTTCCTGCCCAAAGTCGATGAGTACGAGAAGCTGATTACCAACAACCCCATCTTTCGCCGCCGCATCGAGGGCATTGGCACCATCACCCGCGACGAGGCGATCGCCTGGGGTCTGTCTGGCCCCATGCTGCGCGGCTCCGGCGTCAAGTGGGATCTGCGCAAGGTCGATCACTACGAGTGCTACGACGACTTTGACTGGGAGGTGCAGTACGAAACCGCTGGTGACTGCATGGCCCGCTATCAGGTGCGCATTCGCGAGATGCGCGAGTCGGTCAAAATTATTCAGCAGGCCTGCAAGGGCCTGCCCGGCGGCCCCTTTGAAAACCTGGAGGCCAAGCGCATGGCCGAAGGCCCTAAGTCGGAGTGGAACAGCTTTGACTACCAGTTCATCGGCAAAAAGATTGCCCCCACCTTCAAAATTCCGGCGGGAGAGCACTACGTGCGCCTGGAGAGCGGGAAGGGTGAACTGGGCGTATTTATTATGGGCAACGACAATATCTTTCCCTGGCGGTTTAAGATTCGCGCCGCCGACTTTAACAACCTGCAAATTTTGCCCCACCTGCTAAAGGGGGTAAAGGTGGCCGACATTATGGCTATTCTGGGCAGCATCGACGTGATTATGGGTTCAGTCGATCGATAG
- the rsmH gene encoding 16S rRNA (cytosine(1402)-N(4))-methyltransferase RsmH, whose product MAEPEFHHVPVLPEAVIEGLNIQPGGRYLDATAGGGGHSRLILEAEPTVSLVAVDQDAAAIAATQANLAEFGDGEAPAERQRVAYWHGNFAEFKPTGNPFSGILADLGVSSVQLDLGDRGFSFRQSAPLDMRMDPRQDLTAADIVNYWDETDLANVIYTYGEERLSRRIARKIVDQRPWQTTTDLAEAIAYCVPRSYRYGRIHPATRTFQALRIAVNRELEALETLLKAAPRWLAPGGRLVIISFHSLEDRLVKHTLKNSPELKVITKKPMVATEDEISQNPRARSAKLRVAERREAL is encoded by the coding sequence ATGGCAGAGCCAGAGTTTCATCATGTGCCAGTGCTGCCTGAAGCGGTGATCGAGGGGCTCAATATTCAGCCCGGTGGGCGGTACTTAGACGCCACGGCCGGGGGCGGGGGGCACAGTCGGCTAATTCTAGAAGCGGAACCGACGGTGAGCCTGGTGGCGGTGGATCAGGATGCCGCTGCGATCGCCGCTACCCAGGCCAACCTGGCCGAATTTGGCGATGGTGAAGCACCGGCAGAACGCCAACGGGTCGCCTACTGGCACGGCAATTTTGCTGAGTTCAAGCCCACGGGTAACCCCTTCAGCGGCATTCTGGCGGATTTGGGGGTGAGTTCGGTGCAGCTTGACCTGGGCGATCGCGGCTTTAGCTTTCGCCAGAGCGCCCCCCTCGACATGCGCATGGACCCGCGCCAAGACCTCACCGCCGCCGACATCGTCAACTACTGGGATGAAACCGACCTGGCCAACGTGATCTACACCTACGGCGAAGAACGGCTCTCGCGCCGCATTGCCCGCAAAATTGTTGACCAGCGCCCCTGGCAGACCACCACCGATCTAGCCGAAGCCATTGCCTACTGCGTACCCCGCAGCTATCGCTACGGCCGCATTCACCCCGCCACCCGCACCTTTCAAGCGCTGAGAATAGCGGTCAACCGCGAGCTAGAGGCACTAGAAACCCTGCTGAAAGCTGCGCCGAGGTGGCTGGCCCCCGGAGGCAGACTGGTGATCATCAGCTTTCACAGCCTGGAAGATCGCCTGGTCAAGCACACCTTAAAAAACTCTCCAGAGCTGAAAGTTATTACCAAAAAGCCCATGGTGGCCACTGAGGACGAAATCAGCCAAAATCCTCGCGCCCGCTCGGCTAAGCTGCGGGTAGCCGAGCGCAGGGAGGCGCTGTAG
- a CDS encoding FAD-dependent hydroxylase, which translates to MPATSPHIQSPAPSDRPSLNPQQSELSVDVAIVGGGIVGLTLAAALAPSGMEIAVIEAQTAAGAAARQRAYAFSLTSADIFKGLGLWSQVGPHICHFDQVQLSDGDYGRVVQFLPTDLGTEAVYYGAEHGVLMAALQGAIAAASNIHYLCSATLDDIHHRGDGAVAEVSLPEGGLVVRSPLFVAADGKNSLLRQRASIGSVGWRYRQSCVTTVLEPEHGHQNTAYERFWPSGPFAILPLPDQRCQIVWTAPHAEAEAILNLPEAEFMAELERRYGGQMGRLKRLTAPAMFPVQLMQCDRYVQPRLALVGDAAHSCHPVGGQGLNMGIRDAAALAEVLIEAYRHGQNLGELSVLRRYERWRRRENWVILSFTDVLTRTFSNQILPVVIGRRVGLWLLSSVPPLKRLALRLMTGRLGRLPQLAQRGQELVRYGEQ; encoded by the coding sequence ATGCCTGCCACTTCTCCACACATTCAGTCTCCTGCTCCGTCTGACCGACCCAGCTTAAATCCCCAGCAGTCGGAGCTGTCGGTAGATGTAGCCATTGTCGGCGGCGGCATTGTGGGGCTGACTCTGGCGGCGGCACTGGCCCCCAGCGGCATGGAAATCGCCGTGATTGAGGCCCAAACGGCGGCGGGGGCCGCCGCCCGACAGCGAGCCTACGCTTTTTCGCTGACCTCTGCCGATATTTTTAAGGGCCTGGGGCTGTGGTCCCAGGTTGGGCCGCACATCTGCCACTTTGACCAGGTGCAGCTCTCCGACGGCGACTACGGCCGGGTGGTGCAGTTTTTGCCCACCGACCTGGGCACCGAGGCGGTGTACTACGGGGCCGAGCACGGGGTGCTGATGGCGGCACTGCAAGGGGCGATCGCCGCTGCTTCGAACATTCACTATCTCTGCTCGGCCACCCTCGACGATATCCACCACCGGGGCGATGGGGCTGTGGCCGAGGTGAGTTTGCCCGAGGGCGGGCTCGTGGTGCGATCGCCCCTGTTTGTCGCCGCCGACGGCAAGAACTCCCTCCTGCGGCAGCGGGCCAGCATCGGCAGCGTGGGCTGGCGCTACCGGCAATCCTGCGTCACCACGGTGCTAGAACCCGAGCACGGGCACCAAAACACCGCCTACGAGCGCTTTTGGCCCAGCGGCCCCTTTGCCATTCTGCCCCTGCCCGACCAGCGCTGCCAGATCGTGTGGACCGCCCCCCACGCCGAGGCCGAGGCGATTCTAAACCTGCCTGAGGCCGAGTTTATGGCCGAGCTAGAGCGCCGCTACGGCGGCCAGATGGGTCGGCTGAAGCGGCTGACGGCCCCGGCCATGTTCCCGGTGCAGCTGATGCAGTGCGATCGCTACGTGCAGCCCCGTCTGGCCCTGGTGGGCGACGCTGCCCACAGCTGCCACCCCGTCGGTGGGCAGGGGCTCAATATGGGCATTCGCGATGCCGCCGCGCTGGCCGAGGTGCTCATAGAGGCCTACCGCCACGGCCAAAACCTCGGTGAACTGAGCGTTTTGCGCCGCTACGAGCGCTGGCGGCGGCGAGAGAACTGGGTCATTCTTAGCTTTACCGATGTGCTGACCCGCACCTTCTCAAACCAGATTTTACCTGTAGTGATCGGGCGGCGGGTCGGGCTGTGGCTGCTGAGCTCTGTTCCCCCACTGAAGCGCCTGGCCCTGCGGCTGATGACCGGTCGCCTGGGGCGTCTGCCTCAGCTGGCCCAGCGGGGGCAAGAATTGGTGCGTTATGGGGAGCAGTGA
- a CDS encoding Uma2 family endonuclease, giving the protein MVAAPQSSWVVTWEKLPDDFILDDEPVDHINQPAIAAALTDSLELAGLLPAQALVMTNYGLCATVNGRTVVKAPDWGYVPEIRVPRAEVTRSYTPQLQGDFPAIAMEFLSDTEGGEYSSKPTHPPGKWFFYEQVLRVPNYIIFEPESGSLEVYRLNDAGQYKLRSPNSQQRFWIDEVGLALGVWQGSRETRTGNWLRWWTEQGDLLPWGKEQVEQERQRAEQERQRAEQERQRAERLAAQLRAAGLEPEE; this is encoded by the coding sequence ATGGTCGCAGCACCTCAATCCTCCTGGGTCGTCACGTGGGAAAAATTACCCGACGACTTTATCCTCGACGACGAACCTGTGGATCACATCAACCAGCCCGCCATCGCCGCTGCTCTGACCGACAGCCTTGAGCTAGCCGGGCTGTTACCGGCCCAGGCGCTGGTGATGACCAACTACGGCCTGTGCGCGACGGTGAACGGCAGAACTGTGGTCAAAGCGCCTGACTGGGGCTACGTGCCGGAGATTCGCGTCCCGCGAGCTGAGGTGACCCGCAGCTACACCCCGCAGCTCCAGGGTGACTTCCCTGCGATCGCGATGGAATTTCTCTCGGATACAGAGGGGGGTGAATATTCCAGCAAACCTACCCACCCACCGGGCAAGTGGTTCTTTTACGAGCAGGTGCTGCGGGTGCCCAACTACATCATTTTCGAGCCCGAAAGCGGTTCACTCGAAGTCTATAGACTCAACGATGCCGGTCAGTACAAGCTCCGTTCTCCCAATTCCCAACAGCGGTTCTGGATTGACGAGGTGGGCTTAGCCCTGGGCGTCTGGCAGGGCAGCCGCGAAACCCGTACTGGAAACTGGTTGCGCTGGTGGACAGAGCAGGGAGATCTCCTGCCCTGGGGCAAAGAGCAGGTAGAGCAAGAGCGACAGCGGGCCGAGCAAGAGCGACAGCGGGCCGAGCAGGAGCGCCAGCGGGCCGAGCGTCTAGCGGCTCAGCTGCGGGCGGCGGGCCTAGAGCCAGAGGAGTAG
- a CDS encoding glycosyltransferase family 1 protein produces the protein MRIALFTETFLPKVDGIVTRLKHTVDHLQRQGNQVLVFSPDGGLTEYRGAKIHGVSGFPLPLYPELKLALPRPSIGEALESFQPDLVHVVNPAVLGLAGIYYSKTLDLPLVASYHTHLPKYLEHYGLGMLEGLMWELIKAMHNQAQINLVTSTAMQAELSEHGVENIEVWQRGVDTELFRPELASAEMRDRLSEGHPEAPLLLYIGRLSAEKEIDRIKPVLQAIPNARLALVGDGPYRAELEAHFEGTPTNFVGYLGGEDLAAAYASADAFVFPSRTETLGLVLLEAMAAGCPVVAANSGGIPDIVTDGVNGFLFDPTDEQGAIAATRRLIEAKAERELMRHNAVAEAERWGWAAATRQLQQFYRQVLAGRSLPMAA, from the coding sequence ATGCGGATTGCTCTCTTCACCGAGACTTTTTTGCCGAAAGTAGACGGCATTGTCACCCGGCTCAAGCACACCGTCGATCACTTACAGCGCCAGGGCAACCAGGTTTTAGTGTTTTCCCCCGACGGGGGCTTAACCGAGTATCGAGGGGCAAAAATTCACGGGGTATCTGGCTTTCCGCTGCCGCTCTACCCCGAGCTAAAGCTGGCTTTGCCGCGCCCGTCCATTGGCGAAGCGCTAGAAAGCTTTCAGCCCGATTTAGTCCATGTTGTGAATCCGGCAGTCCTTGGGCTGGCGGGCATTTACTACAGCAAAACCCTGGATCTGCCCCTGGTGGCGTCGTACCACACCCACCTGCCCAAATACCTGGAGCACTACGGCCTGGGCATGCTCGAAGGGCTGATGTGGGAGCTGATCAAGGCCATGCACAACCAGGCCCAGATCAACCTGGTCACCTCCACCGCCATGCAGGCCGAGCTGTCGGAGCACGGCGTCGAAAATATTGAGGTGTGGCAGCGCGGCGTCGATACCGAGCTGTTTCGACCCGAACTGGCCAGCGCCGAGATGCGCGATCGCCTCTCAGAGGGCCACCCCGAAGCGCCGTTACTCCTCTATATTGGTCGCCTCTCCGCCGAAAAAGAAATCGATCGCATCAAGCCCGTGCTTCAGGCAATCCCCAACGCGCGGCTGGCCCTGGTGGGCGACGGCCCCTACCGCGCCGAGCTAGAGGCCCACTTTGAGGGCACCCCCACCAACTTTGTCGGCTACCTGGGTGGCGAAGATCTGGCGGCGGCCTACGCCTCCGCCGACGCCTTCGTGTTTCCCTCCCGCACCGAGACCCTGGGCCTGGTGCTGCTGGAGGCAATGGCGGCGGGCTGCCCGGTGGTGGCCGCTAACTCGGGCGGCATTCCGGACATTGTCACCGACGGCGTCAACGGCTTTTTGTTTGACCCCACCGATGAGCAGGGGGCGATCGCCGCCACCCGCCGCCTGATCGAAGCCAAAGCCGAGCGAGAGCTCATGCGCCACAACGCCGTTGCCGAAGCCGAGCGCTGGGGCTGGGCAGCGGCCACCCGGCAGCTCCAGCAGTTTTATCGTCAGGTGCTGGCTGGGCGATCGCTGCCCATGGCTGCCTAA
- a CDS encoding NAD-dependent epimerase/dehydratase family protein yields MKVLVIGGDGYCGWATALYLSNRGYEVGILDSLVRRHWDAQLQIETLTPIAPIQNRLQRWKDLTGKHIDLYIGDINNYTFLEETMLEFEPGAVVHFGEQRSAPFSMIDREHAVLTQANNVLGNLNLLYVLRDHFPECHLVKLGTMGEYGTPNIDIEEGYITIEHNGRKDTLPYPKQPGSFYHLSKVHDSHNIHFACKVWGLRATDLNQGVVYGVLTEETGMDELLINRLDYDGIFGTALNRFCIQAAVGHPLTVYGKGNQTRAFLDIRDTVRCVEIAIANPGDPGVFRVFNQFTEMFSVGDLAMMVKKAGNTLGLDVEINHLDNPRVEAEEHYFNAKNTNLLELGLQPHMLSDSLLDSLLNFAVKYKDRVDKNQILPKVKWRRD; encoded by the coding sequence ATGAAAGTCCTTGTTATTGGCGGCGACGGCTATTGTGGGTGGGCCACTGCCCTATACCTCTCCAATCGTGGCTACGAAGTCGGGATTCTCGATAGCCTGGTGCGCCGTCACTGGGATGCTCAGCTTCAGATCGAGACGCTGACCCCCATTGCCCCCATTCAAAACCGCCTCCAGCGCTGGAAGGATCTCACCGGCAAGCACATCGACCTCTACATCGGCGACATCAACAACTACACCTTTTTAGAAGAGACGATGCTGGAGTTTGAGCCGGGTGCCGTGGTGCACTTTGGCGAACAGCGCTCCGCCCCCTTCTCCATGATCGACCGCGAGCACGCCGTGCTGACCCAGGCCAACAACGTGCTGGGCAACCTGAATTTGCTCTACGTGCTGCGCGACCACTTCCCTGAGTGCCACCTGGTCAAGCTGGGCACCATGGGCGAGTACGGCACCCCCAACATCGACATCGAAGAGGGCTACATTACCATTGAGCACAATGGGCGCAAAGACACCCTGCCCTACCCCAAGCAGCCTGGCTCCTTCTACCACCTCAGCAAGGTGCACGACTCCCACAACATCCACTTCGCCTGTAAGGTGTGGGGTCTGCGCGCCACCGATCTCAACCAGGGCGTGGTCTACGGCGTGCTCACCGAAGAGACCGGCATGGATGAGCTGCTGATCAACCGCCTCGACTACGACGGCATCTTCGGCACCGCCCTCAACCGCTTCTGCATTCAGGCCGCTGTCGGTCACCCCCTGACCGTCTACGGCAAGGGCAACCAGACCCGCGCCTTCCTCGACATTCGCGACACCGTGCGCTGCGTCGAGATTGCGATCGCCAACCCCGGCGACCCCGGCGTCTTCCGCGTGTTCAACCAGTTCACCGAAATGTTTAGCGTCGGCGACCTGGCCATGATGGTGAAGAAAGCGGGCAACACCCTGGGGCTCGACGTGGAAATCAACCACCTGGACAACCCCCGGGTGGAGGCCGAAGAGCACTACTTCAACGCCAAAAACACCAACCTGCTAGAGCTGGGCCTACAGCCCCACATGCTGTCTGACTCGCTGCTCGACAGTCTGCTCAACTTCGCCGTCAAGTACAAAGACCGCGTCGATAAGAACCAGATTCTGCCCAAGGTGAAGTGGCGGCGCGACTAA
- a CDS encoding MarR family transcriptional regulator — MLTQAPNSTQCAADIMTVVPGVTRFLRAGIRRHGKPQLSLSQLRVLYFLRRRSQSSLSEVADYLDVTRPTMSAMVERLVQRGLVNRVSNPTERRRIVLTLTAAGEAEMARVYDATLQTVADRLAGLSETQLQQVQAGLAILSDLFDESEDRG, encoded by the coding sequence GTGCTAACCCAAGCCCCTAACTCCACCCAGTGCGCCGCCGACATCATGACCGTGGTGCCTGGGGTGACGCGGTTTTTGCGGGCGGGCATTCGTCGCCACGGCAAGCCCCAGCTGTCGCTGTCGCAGCTGCGGGTGCTGTATTTTTTGCGGCGGCGATCGCAGTCCTCCCTCTCAGAGGTGGCTGACTACTTAGATGTCACCCGGCCCACCATGTCAGCCATGGTCGAGCGCCTGGTGCAGCGGGGCCTGGTGAACAGAGTCAGCAACCCCACCGAACGACGGCGGATCGTTCTCACCCTGACGGCCGCCGGAGAGGCAGAGATGGCGCGGGTCTACGACGCGACACTGCAGACGGTCGCCGATCGCCTGGCGGGGCTCTCCGAGACACAGCTTCAGCAGGTGCAGGCAGGGCTGGCGATCTTGAGCGACCTGTTTGATGAATCTGAGGATAGGGGATAG
- a CDS encoding ABC transporter ATP-binding protein, with protein sequence MIEIHELTKRFGPKPTSKPAVDRFSLTVEPGEVFGLLGPNGAGKSTLIKMLTTLLPASGGRAAIAGCDLGRQPNRVQRRIGYVPQALSVDGTLTGYENLLILAKLYGVPRRQRLERIGAALAYVGLDSVAHRMVNTYSGGMIRRLEMAQATLHRPPVLFLDEPTVGLDPVARKAMWDLILQLRRDYGTTVFLTTHFMEEADVLCDRIAMLYQGQQVAMGTPAALKATVPQTEGTPEATMDDVFIHYTRNSPTTDTEGRYRDTSTTRRTAQRLG encoded by the coding sequence ATGATCGAAATCCACGAACTCACCAAACGCTTCGGCCCTAAGCCCACATCAAAACCAGCGGTCGATCGCTTCTCCCTCACCGTCGAGCCCGGCGAAGTCTTTGGCCTGCTGGGGCCAAACGGGGCGGGCAAGAGCACTCTGATCAAGATGCTCACCACGCTGCTGCCAGCCAGCGGTGGTCGGGCTGCGATCGCCGGGTGCGACCTGGGCCGCCAGCCCAACCGGGTGCAGCGCCGCATCGGCTACGTGCCCCAGGCCCTCTCGGTGGATGGCACCCTGACCGGCTACGAAAACCTGCTGATTTTAGCCAAGCTCTACGGGGTGCCCCGCCGGCAGCGGCTGGAGCGCATCGGTGCCGCCCTGGCCTACGTGGGGCTGGACTCGGTGGCCCACCGCATGGTGAACACCTACTCCGGCGGCATGATTCGGCGGCTGGAGATGGCCCAGGCCACCCTGCACCGGCCCCCGGTGTTATTTCTCGATGAGCCCACGGTGGGGCTGGATCCGGTGGCCCGCAAAGCCATGTGGGACTTGATTTTGCAGCTGCGGCGCGACTACGGCACCACGGTGTTTCTCACCACCCACTTTATGGAGGAGGCCGATGTGCTGTGCGATCGCATTGCCATGCTGTACCAGGGGCAGCAGGTGGCCATGGGCACCCCCGCCGCTCTCAAGGCCACCGTGCCCCAAACCGAGGGCACCCCTGAGGCCACCATGGATGACGTATTCATCCACTACACCCGCAACTCGCCCACTACCGATACCGAAGGACGCTACCGTGACACGTCAACTACCAGACGCACCGCCCAGCGGCTGGGCTAG
- a CDS encoding ABC transporter permease yields the protein MTRQLPDAPPSGWARPSRLTAPVEEFIAKALVAAELEVRKLRHDPIQLFTRAVQPVLWLTIFGQVFTQVRGIPTGNLRYIDFMTPGILAQSVLFMSIFTGLLVIWEKDLGILHKLMVSPAPKSALVLGKAIGAGVRCLSQLLIIYIVAALMGVGVNWNPGAILGVALVVMLGAALFSTFSLIVACWAQTHERVMGVGQLMMMPLFFASNAIYPIEIMPAWLQVVSRLNPLTYMVDALRQLMLVEPAGSYSLGLSLPILVTVAAVLIAFCGRLYPRLVR from the coding sequence GTGACACGTCAACTACCAGACGCACCGCCCAGCGGCTGGGCTAGGCCGAGCCGCCTGACCGCCCCTGTGGAAGAATTCATTGCCAAGGCCCTGGTGGCCGCCGAGCTGGAAGTGCGCAAGCTGCGCCACGACCCCATTCAACTTTTCACCCGCGCGGTGCAGCCGGTGCTGTGGCTGACGATTTTCGGCCAGGTATTTACCCAGGTGCGGGGCATTCCCACGGGCAACCTCCGCTACATCGACTTTATGACGCCGGGCATTTTGGCCCAGAGCGTGCTGTTTATGTCGATTTTCACGGGCCTGCTGGTGATTTGGGAAAAGGATCTGGGGATTTTGCACAAGCTGATGGTCAGCCCCGCGCCCAAGTCGGCTCTGGTGCTGGGCAAGGCGATCGGGGCCGGGGTGCGCTGCCTGTCGCAGCTGCTCATTATCTATATCGTGGCTGCCTTGATGGGGGTGGGAGTTAACTGGAACCCCGGAGCGATTCTCGGCGTGGCCCTGGTGGTGATGTTGGGGGCAGCTCTCTTCTCAACGTTCTCGCTGATTGTGGCCTGCTGGGCCCAGACCCACGAGCGGGTGATGGGCGTCGGGCAGCTGATGATGATGCCGCTGTTTTTTGCCAGCAATGCCATCTACCCAATTGAGATCATGCCCGCCTGGTTGCAGGTGGTGTCGCGGCTCAACCCGCTGACCTACATGGTCGATGCCCTGCGCCAGCTGATGCTGGTAGAACCGGCGGGCAGCTACAGCCTGGGGCTGAGCCTCCCGATTTTGGTGACTGTAGCCGCAGTGCTGATTGCCTTTTGCGGCCGCCTGTACCCCCGTCTGGTGCGCTGA
- a CDS encoding SOS response-associated peptidase, with the protein MCGRFSLNKTGDDLANSFLLHAPPPVMPRFNIAPSQPLAAVVATPENPEPHFDFRLWGLIPSWAKDPAIGSRMINARAETVVEKPSFRAAFKRRRCLILADGFYEWETVAGQKTKQPHYIFLKDHSPFAFAGLWEHWSDPASGGELQTCTILTTAPNELMESIHNRMPVILAPQDYGAWLDPDFYQPQALQDMLRPYDTEAMDRYPVSTVVNKPQHDLPDCLEPLEETKQ; encoded by the coding sequence ATGTGCGGACGGTTTAGCCTCAACAAAACCGGCGATGACCTGGCAAATAGCTTCCTGCTTCACGCCCCTCCCCCGGTCATGCCGCGGTTTAATATCGCCCCCAGTCAGCCCCTGGCAGCGGTGGTGGCTACGCCTGAAAATCCAGAACCCCACTTCGATTTTCGCCTCTGGGGACTGATTCCCAGCTGGGCCAAAGACCCCGCCATTGGCAGCCGCATGATTAACGCCCGCGCCGAAACCGTGGTCGAAAAACCGTCCTTTCGCGCTGCTTTCAAGCGCCGCCGCTGCCTAATTTTGGCCGATGGTTTCTACGAATGGGAAACCGTTGCGGGGCAAAAAACCAAGCAGCCCCACTACATCTTTCTCAAGGATCACAGTCCCTTTGCCTTTGCCGGGCTGTGGGAGCACTGGAGTGACCCCGCTAGCGGCGGAGAGCTGCAAACCTGCACTATTCTCACCACTGCCCCTAACGAATTGATGGAGTCAATTCACAACCGTATGCCGGTAATTTTGGCCCCCCAGGACTACGGAGCCTGGCTCGACCCCGACTTCTACCAGCCCCAGGCGCTCCAGGACATGCTGCGACCCTACGATACCGAAGCGATGGATCGCTATCCCGTTTCAACGGTGGTCAATAAGCCTCAGCATGATCTGCCCGACTGCCTTGAGCCTCTGGAGGAGACGAAACAGTAG
- a CDS encoding hemerythrin HHE cation-binding protein, translating into MTDMTTLATKLADLKLFQNVLIDSEQKLMAATSDSTIRERLEGMLKSDRANLSNIEEAGTKLGSAAEPRDITQKHAEAVTKMMDGSELSLYDKFFQLELLKHQQTMNGLVLHKVGQTLSDALQDAMEPLNKVNFENRAHQEVLKGVLYFVGTREIAGQEPDMGLWASIEQGIAALKGAIGSAAS; encoded by the coding sequence ATGACTGACATGACGACCTTAGCGACCAAGCTTGCTGACCTAAAGCTTTTCCAAAATGTCTTAATTGACAGCGAGCAAAAGCTAATGGCAGCCACCAGCGATAGCACCATTCGTGAGCGCCTTGAGGGGATGCTGAAGAGCGATCGCGCCAACCTCAGCAACATCGAAGAGGCAGGAACTAAACTGGGCTCCGCAGCAGAGCCCCGCGACATCACCCAAAAACACGCTGAAGCCGTCACCAAAATGATGGACGGTTCAGAACTGTCCCTGTACGACAAGTTTTTTCAGCTTGAATTGCTGAAGCACCAGCAGACGATGAACGGTTTGGTGCTGCACAAGGTCGGTCAAACCTTGAGCGATGCGCTTCAAGATGCCATGGAGCCCCTCAACAAAGTCAACTTTGAAAATCGGGCCCACCAGGAAGTGCTCAAAGGCGTTCTTTATTTTGTTGGCACCCGTGAAATTGCCGGTCAAGAGCCCGACATGGGCCTGTGGGCCAGCATAGAGCAGGGTATTGCGGCACTCAAAGGGGCGATCGGCAGCGCTGCCAGCTAA